A region of the Curvibacter sp. AEP1-3 genome:
CTGTGAAGGCTCCCGGCTTCGGCGACCGTCGCAAGGCCATGTTGGAAGACATCGCCATCCTGACCGGCGGCAAGGTGATTGCAGAAGAAATCGGCCTGTCCCTGGAAAAAGTGACTTTGGCTGACCTGGGTTCTGCCAAGCGCATCGAAGTGGGCAAGGAAAACACCATCATCATCGACGGTGCTGGCGCTGCTGCTGACATCGAAGCCCGCGTGAAGCAAGTGCGCATCCAGATCGAAGAAGCCACTTCCGACTACGACCGTGAAAAGCTGCAAGAGCGCGTGGCCAAGTTGGCTGGCGGTGTTGCCGTGATCAAGGTGGGCGCTGCTACCGAAGTCGAAATGAAGGAAAAGAAGGCCCGCGTGGAAGACGCCCTGCACGCTACCCGCGCTGCCGTGGAAGAAGGCATTGTGGCTGGTGGCGGCGTGGCACTACTGCGCGCCAAGCAAGCTGCTGGCACCATCACCGGTGACAACGCCGACCAGGACGCCGGTATCAAGCTGGTGTTGAAGGCCATCGAAGCGCCTCTGCGCGAGATCGTGTTCAACGCCGGTGGCGAAGCCTCTGTGGTGGTGAACGCTGTGTTGGCCGGCAAGGGCAACTACGGCTTCAACGCTGCCAACGACACCTACGGCGACATGATCGAAATGGGTATTCTGGACCCCACCAAGGTGACACGTACTGCCCTGCAGAACGCTGCTTCCGTGGCTTCCCTGATGCTGACTACCGAGTGCATGGTGTCTGAAGCTCCTAAGGAAGAAGCTGCTGGCGGCGGTATGCCTGATATGGGTGGCATGGGCGGCATGGGCGGCATGGGCATGTAATTGCTCCTTGCCTGAGGCGCCATGCCGGCGTTGCAAGGGCTTGCCGTACCTTAGGTACTGTCTGCGCCCTTGCTCCTTGGCCTGGCACCTCATGCTGCGTCGATGTGGCGTTATTGCTTTCGACTGCAAACCCAATAAAAAAGCCCCGCTCGGTTTTGCCTTGCGGGGCTTTTTTACGTCTTTCTTACTATGCTTTTTATAGCTGCTCGCGCTTACTCCATAGGCGCTAGAGGCTGATTTCGCTTAAACCCAGGGCTTGCAGCTCTTGGGTGGCTTGCTGCGCGTTGTGGAAGTGGATGCCGTGCCAGCCCTCGGCCTGCGCCGCCTGGATGTTGGGGAGCAGGTCGTCCAGAAACACGGTCTTGGCGGGCTCCAGGGCGTAGCACGTTTGGAGCCACTGGTAGATCGCTGGTTCAGGTTTGATGAGCAGCTCGTCGCCTGAAAAAATACCGCCGTCGAATTCTTTCAGGAACGGGTTCATCCGCTCCAGTGTGCGGGCATAGGGCACAGGCATGTTGGAGAGGTAGTAGAGCCGCACGGGCTCGCCTCCGGTTGCTGCGCGCTGCGCACGCAAGGCCACCAACTGATGGAACAGCGCCACCGACTCGGGCATAGGCGAAAGACGGTCGCCAATGCTTTCTACCAGCGTGCCCAACACTGTGGCGTCCAGGCCTACGCGCCGG
Encoded here:
- the groL gene encoding chaperonin GroEL (60 kDa chaperone family; promotes refolding of misfolded polypeptides especially under stressful conditions; forms two stacked rings of heptamers to form a barrel-shaped 14mer; ends can be capped by GroES; misfolded proteins enter the barrel where they are refolded when GroES binds), with translation MAAKDVIFGGEARARMVEGVNILANAVKVTLGPKGRNVVLERSFGAPTVTKDGVSVAKEIELKDKLQNMGAQMVKEVASKTSDNAGDGTTTATVLAQAIVREGMKYVAAGMNPMDLKRGIDKAVTALIAELKKASKATTTSKEIAQVGSISANSDHSIGEIIANAMDKVGKEGVITVEDGKSLQNELDVVEGMQFDRGYLSPYFINNPEKQAALLDNPFVLLFDKKISNIRDLLPTLEQVAKAGRPLLIIAEDVDGEALATLVVNTIRGILKVVAVKAPGFGDRRKAMLEDIAILTGGKVIAEEIGLSLEKVTLADLGSAKRIEVGKENTIIIDGAGAAADIEARVKQVRIQIEEATSDYDREKLQERVAKLAGGVAVIKVGAATEVEMKEKKARVEDALHATRAAVEEGIVAGGGVALLRAKQAAGTITGDNADQDAGIKLVLKAIEAPLREIVFNAGGEASVVVNAVLAGKGNYGFNAANDTYGDMIEMGILDPTKVTRTALQNAASVASLMLTTECMVSEAPKEEAAGGGMPDMGGMGGMGGMGM
- a CDS encoding HAD family hydrolase, with protein sequence MNVVFDFGAVLFTWRPVDLMMECFPQHAPTRAEAGHLAHEVFGHAEWQAFDRGTVSMPDVIAQVGRRVGLDATVLGTLVESIGDRLSPMPESVALFHQLVALRAQRAATGGEPVRLYYLSNMPVPYARTLERMNPFLKEFDGGIFSGDELLIKPEPAIYQWLQTCYALEPAKTVFLDDLLPNIQAAQAEGWHGIHFHNAQQATQELQALGLSEISL